A window of the Teredinibacter franksiae genome harbors these coding sequences:
- a CDS encoding LPS-assembly lipoprotein LptE, translating to MKKILATILILSITACGWQLRGLENGVKNLAPLPSQLDLQLYQRNSKMGQSLKKLLREKNIEISSQAPLSLIIEVEDFDKRPLAVTDTGVTAQYQLTLSVLYRYQANLGNTSDEDITPSKKILSWRNYDFDAKLVVAKNQEEKALLEEMREELSLRILDTLPR from the coding sequence ATGAAAAAAATACTAGCAACCATACTAATCCTAAGTATTACCGCCTGCGGTTGGCAGCTTCGCGGCCTGGAAAACGGTGTAAAAAATTTAGCGCCCCTTCCCTCCCAGCTAGACTTACAGCTTTATCAACGCAACAGCAAAATGGGCCAGTCACTCAAAAAACTTCTACGCGAAAAAAACATCGAGATCAGCTCGCAGGCGCCACTATCATTAATTATTGAGGTGGAAGACTTCGACAAACGCCCACTCGCCGTAACCGACACAGGCGTAACCGCCCAATACCAACTCACGCTGAGCGTACTTTATCGCTATCAAGCGAACCTCGGCAACACCTCAGACGAAGACATTACTCCCTCAAAGAAAATTCTCAGTTGGCGCAATTACGATTTCGACGCGAAATTAGTTGTTGCTAAAAACCAGGAAGAAAAAGCACTACTTGAGGAAATGCGCGAAGAACTCAGCCTGCGTATACTTGACACCTTACCCAGATAA
- the leuS gene encoding leucine--tRNA ligase codes for MKDLYQPSEIEQSAQQFWESSKCFEVTEDRSKDKFYCLAMFPYPSGRLHMGHVRNYTITDVIARFQRMQGKNVLHPMGWDAFGLPAENAAIKNNTAPAAWTYDNTDYMRKQLKELGFGFDWTREVTTCKPDYYRWEQWFFTRLYEKGLAYKKVSAVNWCPNDQTVLANEQVIDGCCWRCDTAVERKEIPQWFIRITDYADQLLADLDKLPNWPEQVKTMQRNWIGKSRGVEMRFDLLAPVAGIDNFEVYTTRPDTTMGITYVSLAAEHPIALAAAETNTDLDAFIKECKVQSVAEADMASMEKKGMNTGLKALHPITGEEVDVWVGNYVLMDYGSGAVMAVPAHDQRDWEFAKKYGLEIKQVIAPAGDEPIDIDKEAFTEKGILVHSGEYEGLDFNAAFEAISQTLIAAKKGRVTTNYRLRDWGVSRQRYWGAPIPIFNLPDGGEIPVPADKLPMLLPEDVIMDGVQSPIKADPEWKKDEINGQPVERETDTFDTFMESSWYYARYAAPSDSGMLDADMANYWLPVDQYVGGIEHAILHLLYARFFHKLMRDEGLVECDEPFERLLCQGMVLKDGTKMSKSKGNTVDPADLIEQYGADTVRLFTMFAAPPEQSLEWTDTGVEGGFRFLKKLWKTVASHIKAGEPGELNPAAIEGAQKDLRRKTHETIKKVSDDYGRRQTFNTAIAAVMELLNEVSRHADRSTPLGLAVEREALQSAVLVLAPIVPHICHQLWRELGNETSIIDQQWPGFDEAALAKSSITLIVQVNGKLRAKLDAPADADKEALEKMALSDENVAKFIEGKMIRKVIVVPGKLVNIVAN; via the coding sequence ATGAAAGACCTCTACCAACCGTCGGAAATCGAACAGTCCGCCCAGCAATTTTGGGAATCCAGTAAGTGTTTTGAAGTAACCGAAGACCGGAGTAAAGACAAATTTTACTGCCTGGCTATGTTTCCCTACCCAAGCGGCCGGTTACACATGGGGCATGTGCGGAATTACACGATTACCGATGTGATCGCCCGCTTCCAAAGAATGCAGGGTAAAAACGTACTGCACCCCATGGGTTGGGATGCCTTCGGCCTGCCCGCCGAAAATGCCGCCATAAAAAACAACACCGCACCAGCGGCCTGGACCTACGACAACACCGACTACATGCGCAAGCAGTTGAAAGAGCTTGGTTTCGGCTTCGACTGGACCCGTGAAGTCACCACCTGTAAACCCGACTACTACCGCTGGGAGCAGTGGTTTTTCACCCGTTTGTATGAAAAAGGTCTGGCCTACAAAAAAGTATCGGCGGTTAACTGGTGCCCCAACGACCAAACCGTACTCGCCAATGAGCAGGTCATTGATGGCTGCTGCTGGCGCTGCGACACCGCGGTAGAACGCAAAGAAATTCCCCAGTGGTTTATTCGTATTACCGACTACGCAGATCAACTACTGGCCGACCTCGACAAACTGCCCAACTGGCCAGAACAAGTTAAAACCATGCAGCGCAACTGGATCGGTAAAAGTCGTGGTGTAGAAATGCGCTTCGACCTACTCGCACCGGTTGCCGGCATCGACAATTTCGAGGTGTACACCACCCGCCCCGATACCACCATGGGCATCACCTATGTCAGCCTCGCAGCCGAACACCCCATCGCCCTAGCCGCGGCCGAAACCAACACAGACCTGGATGCCTTTATAAAAGAGTGCAAAGTACAGTCGGTTGCCGAAGCTGATATGGCGAGCATGGAAAAGAAAGGCATGAACACCGGCCTGAAAGCCCTTCACCCCATTACCGGCGAAGAGGTGGACGTGTGGGTGGGTAACTACGTGCTAATGGATTACGGCTCCGGCGCGGTAATGGCCGTGCCCGCACACGACCAGCGAGACTGGGAATTTGCCAAAAAGTACGGTCTAGAGATTAAACAAGTCATCGCTCCAGCGGGCGATGAGCCCATCGATATAGACAAAGAAGCCTTCACCGAAAAAGGTATTCTGGTGCATTCCGGCGAATACGAAGGTCTAGATTTTAATGCCGCTTTTGAAGCCATTTCACAAACCCTTATCGCCGCAAAAAAAGGGCGTGTGACCACCAACTACCGCCTGCGTGACTGGGGTGTTTCTCGTCAGCGTTACTGGGGCGCACCTATTCCCATTTTCAATTTACCCGACGGTGGTGAAATTCCAGTACCGGCCGACAAGTTGCCCATGTTGCTGCCAGAAGACGTAATAATGGACGGCGTACAGTCGCCCATTAAGGCCGACCCAGAATGGAAAAAAGACGAAATAAACGGCCAGCCAGTTGAGCGAGAAACCGATACTTTCGATACTTTTATGGAGTCTTCCTGGTATTACGCCCGCTATGCCGCCCCCAGCGACAGCGGCATGCTTGATGCCGACATGGCCAATTACTGGCTGCCCGTAGACCAATATGTGGGCGGTATCGAGCACGCAATTCTACACCTGCTTTACGCGCGGTTTTTCCACAAATTAATGCGCGACGAGGGCTTAGTCGAATGCGACGAGCCATTTGAACGCTTGTTGTGCCAAGGCATGGTATTAAAAGACGGCACCAAAATGTCCAAATCCAAGGGCAATACCGTTGACCCCGCCGACCTAATTGAACAGTACGGTGCTGATACTGTTCGCCTGTTCACCATGTTCGCCGCACCTCCCGAACAGTCCCTTGAATGGACTGATACCGGCGTTGAAGGCGGTTTCCGCTTTTTGAAGAAACTCTGGAAAACCGTTGCCTCTCACATAAAAGCGGGCGAACCGGGCGAATTAAACCCAGCGGCTATCGAAGGCGCGCAAAAAGATTTGCGCCGTAAAACCCACGAAACCATTAAGAAAGTGTCCGATGACTACGGCCGCCGCCAAACCTTCAATACCGCTATTGCTGCTGTAATGGAGCTATTAAACGAAGTAAGCCGTCACGCCGACCGCAGCACGCCATTAGGCTTGGCCGTTGAGCGCGAAGCGCTGCAATCTGCGGTGTTGGTATTAGCCCCAATTGTTCCTCATATCTGTCACCAGTTATGGCGAGAATTGGGTAACGAAACATCGATTATTGACCAACAATGGCCAGGATTCGACGAAGCTGCACTCGCAAAAAGTTCCATAACCCTGATTGTTCAGGTTAATGGTAAATTACGTGCAAAACTCGATGCGCCAGCCGATGCTGACAAGGAAGCACTCGAAAAAATGGCGCTGTCCGACGAAAACGTAGCGAAATTTATCGAAGGAAAAATGATTCGCAAGGTCATTGTGGTACCCGGGAAACTAGTTAATATTGTGGCCAATTAG